The Octadecabacter arcticus 238 genome contains a region encoding:
- a CDS encoding iron-containing alcohol dehydrogenase encodes MNISANWSYPAAIRFGAGRISEIADACAVAGITKPLLVTDRGLANMEITTRTLGLLEAAGLGRAIFSDVDPNPNEKNAAAGVKAYNEGGYDGVIAFGGGSGLDLGKLVAFLAGQTRPLWDFEDVGDWWTRADADAIAPIIAVPTTAGTGSEVGRASVITNSVTEEKKIIFHPKFLPTVVICDPELTIGMPNFITAGTGLDAFAHCVEAFSSPHYHPMSQGMALEGMRLVKDYLPRAYADGTDIEARSHLMSAAIMGATAFQKGLGAIHALSHPIGAIYHTHHGTTNAVCMPAILQFNKAPITGVIGQAADYLGISGGFDGFCAYVDGLNASLGIPKNLAGLGIENPDIDRIVNGALKDPSTGGNPVKMTQENTTRLLLDIINA; translated from the coding sequence ATGAACATTTCCGCAAACTGGTCCTACCCAGCCGCCATACGTTTCGGTGCGGGCCGTATTTCCGAAATCGCAGATGCCTGCGCCGTCGCTGGGATCACAAAACCCCTGTTGGTCACTGACCGTGGCCTCGCGAACATGGAGATCACGACCAGAACGCTTGGCCTGCTGGAAGCTGCGGGTCTTGGCCGTGCCATTTTCAGCGATGTTGATCCAAACCCGAACGAAAAGAACGCCGCCGCAGGCGTCAAAGCCTACAATGAGGGCGGCTATGATGGTGTCATCGCCTTTGGTGGCGGATCCGGTCTTGATCTGGGTAAATTGGTGGCGTTCCTCGCCGGACAGACCCGCCCTTTGTGGGACTTTGAAGATGTTGGAGATTGGTGGACTCGCGCAGACGCCGACGCAATCGCACCGATTATTGCGGTTCCAACGACGGCTGGGACAGGGTCCGAAGTTGGACGCGCATCGGTTATTACAAATTCTGTAACCGAAGAGAAAAAGATAATCTTTCACCCGAAATTCCTGCCCACAGTTGTCATCTGCGACCCAGAATTGACCATCGGCATGCCGAACTTCATCACCGCAGGTACCGGCTTGGACGCCTTTGCCCATTGTGTGGAAGCGTTCAGTTCGCCACATTACCACCCGATGAGCCAAGGCATGGCACTTGAGGGCATGCGTTTGGTCAAAGACTATCTGCCGCGGGCCTACGCCGATGGAACAGATATCGAAGCGCGATCCCATTTGATGTCAGCTGCCATTATGGGTGCGACGGCATTTCAAAAAGGCCTCGGCGCAATCCACGCCCTGTCACATCCCATCGGCGCGATTTATCACACACACCACGGCACGACGAACGCGGTGTGTATGCCAGCCATTCTTCAATTCAATAAAGCCCCGATTACCGGCGTAATTGGGCAGGCTGCCGACTACCTTGGCATTTCCGGCGGTTTTGACGGCTTTTGCGCCTATGTCGATGGTCTAAATGCGTCACTTGGCATCCCCAAAAACCTCGCGGGGCTTGGGATCGAAAACCCCGATATTGACCGCATTGTGAACGGTGCACTGAAAGACCCTAGCACAGGCGGAAATCCTGTTAAGATGACGCAGGAAAACACGACTCGGCTTCTGCTCGATATTATCAATGCATGA
- a CDS encoding ABC transporter ATP-binding protein, with protein MAQTADLECRDLTKDFDDFRAVDHVNFDVPQGSFFSILGPSGCGKTTLLRMIAGFQFPTSGDLLIKGNSMIGVGPNKRPVSMVFQHLALFPMMNIGKNIGFGLRQRGVSTSDIKTRVGRVLERVGLPGIEDRRIDQLSGGQKQRVAIARCMVLEPDVLLLDEPLGALDLKLREHMKIELKTLQAEFNTTFVYITHDQSEALVMSDKIAVMNKGRFDQIGTAKDLYYDPANAFVAGFVGDSNRFEGKVKALNGQIVSLITDGGVELHGQATTRVPKIGQRAQIFVRPEAIQLSKDPVQGGGPPNASERVVDSVLFNGANSMVILRDPKSGETIQVTLPQTGEFLSLSKGETVYTSWNPTQARCFATEGQ; from the coding sequence ATGGCCCAAACAGCCGACCTTGAATGCCGCGATCTGACCAAAGATTTTGATGATTTCCGCGCAGTCGATCATGTCAACTTCGACGTACCGCAAGGCTCGTTTTTCTCGATCCTCGGGCCGTCTGGCTGTGGTAAGACCACGCTGCTGCGGATGATTGCAGGATTTCAATTTCCAACCAGTGGCGACCTTTTGATCAAGGGCAATTCGATGATTGGCGTCGGACCCAATAAGCGTCCGGTTTCGATGGTGTTCCAACATCTGGCGCTGTTCCCAATGATGAACATCGGGAAAAATATCGGCTTCGGGTTGCGCCAGCGCGGTGTATCCACGTCAGACATTAAAACGCGTGTTGGGCGGGTGCTTGAACGGGTCGGATTGCCCGGTATTGAAGACCGCCGCATTGACCAGCTGTCAGGTGGGCAGAAACAACGTGTGGCAATTGCACGCTGCATGGTGCTGGAACCGGATGTTCTGCTTTTGGATGAGCCCCTCGGCGCACTTGATTTGAAACTGCGTGAACACATGAAAATTGAACTGAAAACCCTACAGGCCGAATTCAACACGACCTTCGTTTACATCACTCACGACCAATCCGAAGCTTTGGTGATGAGCGATAAAATCGCCGTTATGAACAAGGGTCGTTTTGACCAAATCGGCACGGCCAAAGACCTTTATTATGACCCCGCCAATGCCTTCGTCGCGGGGTTTGTTGGCGACTCGAACCGGTTTGAGGGCAAGGTGAAAGCCCTAAACGGGCAGATTGTCTCGCTCATCACTGACGGCGGTGTCGAACTTCACGGACAGGCCACAACGCGGGTTCCTAAAATTGGGCAGCGCGCGCAAATCTTCGTGCGGCCAGAAGCAATCCAGCTGTCCAAAGATCCAGTTCAAGGCGGCGGCCCCCCGAACGCAAGCGAACGTGTCGTAGACAGCGTATTGTTTAATGGCGCCAATAGTATGGTCATTCTGCGCGACCCAAAATCAGGCGAAACGATCCAAGTCACCCTGCCCCAGACTGGCGAATTTCTTAGTCTTTCGAAGGGTGAAACCGTTTACACCAG
- a CDS encoding TRAP transporter substrate-binding protein has translation MTSRRKFIQGAAVVPAAALATPALAQNTIRWRMQTYAGAALAAEVIVPAIEMFNKIAGDRMQIELFFADQLVPTGELFQAMQRGTIDAVQSDDDSMASPTEVTVFGGYFPFGSRYSLDVPVLFNQYGLNEIWGEEYSKVGVKHISAGAWDPCHFATKDPIRSLADLEGKRIFTFPTAGRFLTRFGVVPVNLPWEDIEVAMQTGELDGIAWSGITEDYTVGWADVTNYFLTNNISGAWAGSFFANMDRWNELPDDLQTLFRVCCDQSHYYRQWWYWGGEANLRVNGDKLQLTTIPDEEWDTVEAAAQEFWEEIAAESDVKRRVVDIFKQYNADMVAAGRPYRYG, from the coding sequence TGCAAACCTACGCCGGCGCAGCGCTTGCGGCCGAGGTGATCGTGCCCGCAATTGAAATGTTCAACAAGATCGCGGGCGATCGCATGCAGATCGAATTGTTCTTCGCAGACCAGTTGGTCCCAACGGGTGAGTTGTTCCAAGCAATGCAGCGCGGCACAATTGACGCTGTGCAATCGGACGACGATTCAATGGCATCCCCAACCGAAGTGACTGTTTTTGGCGGCTACTTCCCGTTCGGATCACGCTATTCACTCGACGTGCCAGTGCTGTTTAACCAATACGGTTTGAACGAAATCTGGGGCGAGGAATACTCTAAAGTTGGCGTGAAACACATCAGCGCAGGTGCATGGGATCCGTGCCATTTCGCCACCAAAGACCCGATCCGCAGCTTGGCTGATCTCGAAGGCAAGCGCATCTTTACGTTCCCGACTGCTGGACGTTTCCTGACACGCTTTGGCGTCGTTCCGGTCAACCTGCCATGGGAAGATATCGAAGTGGCGATGCAAACCGGCGAACTTGACGGCATTGCGTGGTCCGGCATCACCGAGGATTACACCGTCGGCTGGGCGGACGTGACCAACTACTTCCTGACCAACAACATTTCGGGCGCATGGGCGGGATCGTTCTTCGCCAATATGGATCGTTGGAATGAATTGCCAGACGATCTGCAAACGCTGTTTCGCGTCTGCTGTGATCAATCGCACTACTACCGTCAGTGGTGGTATTGGGGCGGCGAAGCGAATTTGCGTGTCAACGGTGACAAACTGCAATTGACAACAATTCCGGACGAAGAATGGGATACCGTTGAAGCCGCAGCGCAGGAATTTTGGGAAGAGATCGCCGCTGAAAGCGATGTTAAACGTCGCGTGGTTGATATCTTCAAGCAATACAATGCTGATATGGTGGCGGCAGGACGCCCCTACCGTTACGGCTAA
- a CDS encoding aldehyde dehydrogenase family protein, with the protein MTIQCISPIDGSVYATRETLSRTDADAAVTRAKTAQSEWAARPLAQRIVLVQAGVAAVGAMNDEIVPEIAHQMGRPIRYGGEFGGFSERASYMAEIAETALADIVVEDSDAFRRVIKRVPHGIVLVVAPWNYPYMTAINTVAPALIAGNAVLLKHASQTPLVGERMVAAFQSAGVPKDVFQNVFLDHQTTSDLIADRAFGFVHFTGSVGGGKAMERAAAGTFTGIGLELGGKDPGYVMDDANLDAAVDTLIDGAMFNSGQCCCGIERIYVHESLFDAFVEKAVAIVNGYKLGNPLDPETTLGPMAHVRFADEVRAQTAQAIAAGATAQIDPALFPQDGGAYLMPQILTDVTHDMRVMRDESFGPVVGIMAVKDDAEAIRLMNDSNFGLTASLWTQDAKRAEDIADQIETGTVFMNRADYLDPALCWTGCKDTGRGGGLSVIGYHNLTRPKSYHLKKA; encoded by the coding sequence ATGACAATCCAATGCATCTCACCCATCGACGGCTCAGTTTATGCGACGCGCGAGACGCTGTCGCGGACGGACGCAGATGCCGCAGTAACACGCGCAAAAACCGCGCAGTCTGAATGGGCGGCGCGCCCCTTGGCGCAGCGCATCGTGCTCGTTCAGGCAGGCGTTGCCGCTGTTGGTGCCATGAACGACGAAATCGTACCGGAAATCGCGCACCAAATGGGCCGACCAATCCGCTATGGTGGTGAATTCGGCGGTTTTAGCGAACGCGCCAGTTACATGGCCGAAATCGCTGAAACGGCTTTGGCTGACATTGTGGTCGAGGACAGCGATGCATTCCGCCGTGTGATCAAACGTGTGCCGCACGGGATCGTTCTTGTCGTGGCTCCGTGGAATTACCCCTATATGACGGCCATCAACACAGTCGCCCCTGCCCTCATCGCGGGTAATGCGGTCTTGCTGAAACATGCGTCACAAACGCCGCTGGTTGGCGAACGGATGGTCGCGGCGTTTCAGTCCGCGGGGGTCCCTAAGGATGTGTTCCAGAATGTGTTTCTGGATCACCAAACCACGTCAGACCTGATCGCAGATCGCGCTTTTGGCTTTGTGCATTTCACAGGGTCCGTCGGCGGAGGCAAGGCGATGGAACGCGCCGCGGCGGGTACGTTCACCGGCATCGGGCTGGAACTTGGCGGCAAAGATCCGGGCTACGTGATGGACGATGCCAATCTGGACGCCGCAGTCGATACATTGATTGACGGTGCGATGTTCAATTCTGGCCAATGCTGTTGTGGGATCGAACGGATTTATGTCCACGAAAGCCTGTTCGATGCTTTTGTCGAAAAAGCCGTGGCGATCGTGAACGGCTATAAGCTTGGCAATCCACTGGACCCAGAAACGACCCTTGGTCCGATGGCCCATGTGCGCTTTGCCGATGAAGTGCGCGCGCAAACTGCGCAAGCTATCGCGGCGGGTGCCACGGCACAGATTGACCCAGCTCTTTTCCCGCAAGATGGTGGAGCCTATCTGATGCCGCAAATCCTGACAGACGTGACCCACGACATGCGGGTCATGCGCGACGAAAGTTTTGGTCCGGTGGTCGGCATCATGGCAGTCAAGGACGACGCCGAAGCGATCCGTCTGATGAATGACAGCAACTTTGGCCTCACCGCATCGTTGTGGACCCAAGATGCCAAACGCGCCGAAGACATTGCCGATCAGATCGAAACCGGCACCGTGTTTATGAACCGCGCCGACTACCTCGATCCGGCGCTGTGCTGGACAGGATGCAAAGACACCGGACGCGGCGGCGGGCTATCCGTTATCGGCTATCACAACCTGACCCGTCCAAAATCATACCACCTTAAGAAAGCCTAA
- a CDS encoding extracellular solute-binding protein, giving the protein MKFGLLSTTALVVALAASSASAETLRLLTWGGYAPEDVIELFEAETGHTVEVTTSNNEEMIAKLRATNGGGFDLAQPSQDRIASAQEEFGIYKPIDMSRVDGAQFIPSMLSATATNTTFDGEVFGLPHVWGTSGLVVNTAEASQVVDYTDLCDESVAGDVSYRLKRPTLIGFAHAMGLDPFAAYSDLDAYQGILDQVEETLIACKPNVKTYWDGGDEIKNLLRSGEVVAAMAWDTGGWQLNADNADITFVAPASGALGWIDTFVLPSRGRADDAAYDWINFVMRPDIAAMITNTAGNFTAAVDGDAGVNADLKARYQASFDQASIDNIKWYPPVPAGLEALEGATLDRINAAN; this is encoded by the coding sequence ATGAAATTCGGACTGCTCTCAACGACAGCACTTGTCGTCGCTCTTGCTGCATCCTCGGCTTCCGCTGAAACTTTGCGCCTTTTGACCTGGGGCGGCTACGCACCCGAAGATGTTATTGAATTATTTGAGGCCGAAACTGGCCACACGGTTGAAGTCACAACATCCAACAATGAAGAAATGATCGCAAAGCTGCGGGCCACAAACGGCGGCGGTTTTGACCTTGCGCAACCGAGCCAAGACCGGATCGCGAGCGCGCAAGAAGAATTCGGTATCTACAAGCCGATCGACATGTCCCGCGTGGACGGCGCGCAATTCATCCCATCGATGCTCAGTGCGACAGCGACAAATACGACATTTGACGGCGAAGTCTTTGGCCTGCCCCACGTTTGGGGCACCAGTGGTCTGGTGGTTAACACCGCTGAGGCCAGCCAAGTTGTCGACTATACCGACCTATGCGATGAATCTGTTGCGGGTGATGTATCCTACCGCTTGAAGCGTCCGACACTTATCGGATTTGCCCATGCAATGGGCCTTGATCCATTTGCGGCATATTCAGATCTGGATGCCTATCAGGGCATTCTTGATCAAGTCGAGGAAACGCTTATCGCATGTAAGCCCAATGTAAAAACCTATTGGGACGGCGGCGATGAGATCAAGAACCTGTTGCGCTCCGGCGAAGTTGTCGCAGCAATGGCGTGGGATACCGGCGGTTGGCAGCTGAATGCGGACAATGCAGACATCACGTTTGTTGCGCCTGCGTCCGGTGCGCTTGGCTGGATCGACACCTTCGTTTTGCCGTCACGTGGTCGGGCTGATGATGCAGCCTACGACTGGATCAACTTCGTCATGCGCCCTGACATCGCAGCAATGATCACCAATACGGCTGGCAATTTTACAGCCGCAGTTGACGGTGACGCGGGTGTAAATGCAGACTTGAAAGCGCGCTACCAAGCGAGCTTTGATCAGGCGTCCATCGACAACATTAAATGGTATCCGCCAGTGCCAGCTGGTCTGGAAGCCTTGGAAGGTGCCACCCTAGATCGCATTAATGCTGCGAACTAA
- a CDS encoding glutamine synthetase family protein produces the protein MPGTLTFDDLKSRVADGSIDTVLVCFVDIQGRLTGKRFHGVNFVETSFEETHCCNYLLATDLEMATPDGYASTSWEMGYGDYVMKPDLSTIRPVPWLDGTAMVLCDVLDHHTHQPVPHSPRAILKKQIARLEALGFEAKMATELEFFLFEKSLDDIRKSDFRDMQPISGYNEDYNIFQTTKEEDVMRPIRNHLFAAGLPIENTKGEAEAGQAELNIRYAPALDCADHHSIAKHAIKEIAWQNGRAATFLPKWHKDRVGSSSHVHQSLWKNDDAAFFDKSAKHGMSEVMSHYMAGLIKYAPDYTYFLAPYVNSYKRFSKGTFAPTKTVWSVDNRTAGFRLCGENTKGVRVECRIGGADLNPYLTQAVMIAAGIKGIEEKMELAPATTGDVYEDAKAADIPQTLRAATETLRGSQFLREALGDDVVHHYTRAAEWEQEEFDRAVTDWEIKRGFERA, from the coding sequence ATGCCCGGCACACTGACATTTGACGACCTGAAATCCCGCGTGGCGGACGGATCAATCGATACCGTCTTGGTGTGTTTTGTTGACATTCAAGGCCGCCTGACGGGCAAGCGTTTTCATGGCGTTAACTTTGTCGAAACCTCGTTTGAAGAAACCCATTGCTGCAATTACCTGCTGGCCACCGACCTCGAAATGGCGACGCCAGATGGCTATGCGTCAACCAGTTGGGAAATGGGCTACGGCGACTATGTCATGAAGCCAGACCTTAGCACGATCCGCCCCGTTCCTTGGCTGGACGGCACCGCGATGGTGCTTTGTGACGTCCTCGATCACCACACACATCAACCCGTCCCCCATTCGCCGCGTGCAATCTTGAAGAAGCAAATCGCGCGGCTTGAAGCGCTGGGGTTCGAGGCAAAGATGGCGACCGAACTTGAATTTTTCCTGTTCGAGAAAAGCCTTGATGACATTCGCAAATCTGACTTTCGCGATATGCAGCCGATCAGCGGCTACAATGAGGACTACAACATTTTCCAGACCACCAAAGAAGAAGACGTGATGCGGCCAATCCGCAACCACCTCTTTGCGGCGGGTCTGCCGATCGAGAACACCAAAGGCGAGGCTGAGGCGGGTCAGGCGGAACTGAACATCCGCTACGCCCCCGCGCTCGATTGTGCCGATCACCATTCCATCGCCAAACACGCCATCAAAGAAATAGCGTGGCAAAATGGCCGCGCCGCAACGTTTCTGCCCAAGTGGCACAAAGACCGTGTCGGATCTTCCAGCCATGTACACCAGTCGCTGTGGAAAAATGACGACGCAGCGTTTTTTGACAAGTCGGCAAAGCACGGCATGTCCGAGGTGATGTCGCATTACATGGCGGGATTGATTAAATATGCTCCCGATTACACCTATTTCCTCGCGCCCTATGTGAACAGTTACAAGCGTTTTTCAAAAGGCACCTTTGCGCCGACCAAAACCGTATGGTCCGTGGACAACCGGACGGCGGGGTTCCGTCTGTGTGGTGAAAACACCAAGGGCGTGCGGGTCGAATGCCGCATAGGGGGGGCCGATCTAAACCCTTATCTTACACAGGCAGTGATGATCGCTGCAGGGATTAAGGGGATCGAAGAAAAGATGGAATTGGCCCCCGCAACGACAGGTGACGTCTATGAAGACGCCAAGGCCGCTGATATCCCGCAAACTCTGCGCGCAGCCACAGAAACGTTGCGAGGCTCGCAATTCTTGCGCGAAGCCCTCGGAGATGATGTGGTGCACCACTACACCCGCGCCGCCGAGTGGGAACAAGAAGAATTTGACCGCGCCGTGACCGATTGGGAAATCAAACGCGGCTTTGAAAGGGCTTAA